Proteins from a genomic interval of Komagataeibacter sp. FNDCR2:
- a CDS encoding BrnT family toxin, translating into MKIAGFDWDDGNWPKCGKHGVSRAEIEQVLLGEPAIIADPHPGEPRMRAIGRTEAGRYVFLVFMFRTISHQTRLRPISARYMHQKEIDHYEQQK; encoded by the coding sequence ATGAAGATTGCGGGTTTCGACTGGGATGACGGCAACTGGCCAAAATGTGGCAAGCATGGTGTCTCCCGTGCGGAAATCGAGCAGGTTTTGCTGGGAGAACCTGCCATCATAGCTGACCCTCACCCCGGTGAGCCCCGGATGCGGGCCATCGGCAGGACTGAAGCCGGACGTTACGTTTTTCTGGTCTTCATGTTCAGGACAATCAGCCACCAGACCAGGTTACGTCCCATCAGTGCCCGTTACATGCATCAGAAGGAGATCGACCACTATGAGCAGCAAAAATAG